The nucleotide window GCAAAATGCCTTTCGGATGTATGCTTATAGTAGTAAGTGAAACCAGGCCTTCCCATTTGGTTTTGTTGGATGACCATTTTAAGTCTTTAGAGGAATTACTTTCTCATAAGgcagaaaaaaggaaaagaatctggaccacacaaaaaaaaaaaaaaagagggagagaaaaagtaaaaaagaataTACTAAAGAATGCTGCTGTTAACATACTGTACATATTAACCTAAGTTTTTTAAGAAAGCGGTTGAGTGAGTGAGAGAATTACAAGATTCTCAAATGTGTAAAAAGGAGTATAGGGTTTACTTTATCAAAAGGCTCTCCAATTTATCATATTAGGTACTTGGCTTGTATCACGTTCCTTCCATGTCCTTTTGATACATGGTTTGGTCATATCTTTAATGGTTTCTCCTTTTATTAGTGAAGACATTGAAGTTTTTCCTCTTTTAGTTGCATAGTTCCTCTCCTTGTAAACCAAGATGGTCTTGTTACTTGTTTCTTATTTTATCTTAGCCTTTCGATGGTCATAGCAGATGGTACTTATTTGTATTTCAATTGTCCGACTCAGGATGATTTGTGAGCATTGATTCATTATTTATCCTTACAATCTTATCGTCTCAGGGTGCCACTATCATAGATCAACCTGTGTGCATAACCCGCTGGGGGCATTATCAAGATGAATTTGACTTTTGGAACACGCCTTCATCCAGGGATGATGAAGAAACTCATTCAACTGTATGCATCTTTTGTATCTTTAATCTGCGAAAATAACGTAGTTGCTTGCTGGTTCGCGTATCTGCTCACGCACAAACAAGTCATTCTGTAACTACAAGTTGTAATGCATTCTTATGTATCTGCAGCATCCACCAACAAGCCACAATGTACCTAGTGCTGGAGAAGTGGCATCTGTTGCACAAGAAGTAGTCATGACCATGTTATCCAAGGGATATGTGCTGGGAAAAGATGCATTAGCCCAGGCGAAATCATTTGACGAGTCTCATCAATATTCAGCGACTGCAGCAGCCAGGGTTGCTGAGCTGAGTGAGAGATATGGCCTCACTGATAAGTTCTGCGCAGGTGTTGAAGCTGTTAAATCTGTGGATGAGCGATACCATGTTTCAGACCTCACCAAATCAGCGATATCAGAGACTGGAAGAAAAGCCGCAGAAGCTGCAAATGCTGTGGTAAACAGCAGCTACTTTTCTAAAGGA belongs to Rosa chinensis cultivar Old Blush chromosome 4, RchiOBHm-V2, whole genome shotgun sequence and includes:
- the LOC112196725 gene encoding binding partner of ACD11 1; this encodes MNHGGFAVEVTGLSPRATERDVYDFFSFSGSIEGVEIVRSGECACTAYVTFKDSYSQETACLLSGATIIDQPVCITRWGHYQDEFDFWNTPSSRDDEETHSTHPPTSHNVPSAGEVASVAQEVVMTMLSKGYVLGKDALAQAKSFDESHQYSATAAARVAELSERYGLTDKFCAGVEAVKSVDERYHVSDLTKSAISETGRKAAEAANAVVNSSYFSKGALWMSGALNRAAKAAADLGSRGVTQ